Proteins encoded in a region of the Ptychodera flava strain L36383 chromosome 4, AS_Pfla_20210202, whole genome shotgun sequence genome:
- the LOC139131238 gene encoding zinc finger protein 227-like, with protein sequence MGNNGKERPLICGECSESFTQNEDMKHHTLIHIDEQQFTCKLCNERFNCNNSIKSHVKTHTSEKPFVCKVCGKGFARSGNLKVHMRTHTNEKPFVCKVCGKGFARSGNLKVHMRTHTNEKPFVCKVCGKGFAQSVHLKDHMRTHTNEKPFVCKVCGKGFAQSADLKVHMRTHTKEKPFVCKVCGKGFAQSAHLKVHMRTHTNDRPFVCKVCGKGFARNADLKVHIRTHTNEKPFVCKVCGKGFAQSADLKVHMRTHTNEKPFVCKVCGKGFARNADLKVHIRTHTNEKPFVCKVCGKGFASSGNLKVHMRTHTNEKPFVCKVCGKGFARSGNLKVHMRTHTNEKPFVCKVCGKGFARSGNLKVHMRTHTNEKPFVCKVCGKGFAQSVHLKDHMRTHTNEKPFVCKVCGKGFAQSADLKVHMRTHTKEKPFVCKVCGKGFARSGTLKYHMRTHTNEKPFVCKVCGKGFKRSGNLKAHMSTHTNERPFVCKLCGKGFALSRYLKEHTRTHTNEKPFICKVCGKGFKWSGDLKHHIITHTNQKPFVY encoded by the coding sequence ATGGGAAATAATGGAAAAGAAAGGCCACTAATTTGTGGAGAATGTAGTGAGAGTTTTACACAGAATGAAGACATGAAACACCATACACTGATTCATATTGATGAACAGCAGTTTACATGCAAACTATGCAATGAACGCTTCAACTGCAATAACTCCATAAAAAGCCACGTCAAGACACATACCagtgaaaagccatttgtctgcaaagtgtgtggaaagggttttgcaaGGAGTGGAAATctcaaagttcacatgaggacacacacaaatgaaaagccatttgtctgcaaagtgtgtggaaagggttttgcaaGGAGTGGAAATctcaaagttcacatgaggacacacacaaatgaaaagccatttgtctgcaaagtgtgtggaaagggttttgcacAGAGTGTACATCTAAAAGatcacatgaggacacacacaaatgaaaagccatttgtatGCAAGgtgtgtggaaagggttttgcacAGAGTGCagatctaaaagttcacatgaggacacacacaaaggaaaagccatttgtctgcaaagtgtgtggaaagggttttgcacAGAGTGCacatctaaaagttcacatgaggacacacacaaatgataggccatttgtctgcaaagtgtgtggaaagggttttgcaaGGAATGCagatctaaaagttcacatcaggacacacacaaatgaaaagccatttgtctgcaaagtgtgtggaaagggttttgcacAGAGTGCagatctaaaagttcacatgaggacacacacaaatgaaaagccatttgtctgcaaagtgtgtggaaagggttttgcaaGGAATGCagatctaaaagttcacatcaggacacacacaaatgaaaagccatttgtctgcaaagtgtgtggaaagggttttgcaaGTAGTGGAAATctcaaagttcacatgaggacacacacaaatgaaaagccatttgtctgcaaagtgtgtggaaagggttttgcaaGGAGTGGAAATctcaaagttcacatgaggacacacacaaatgaaaagccatttgtctgcaaagtgtgtggaaagggttttgcaaGGAGTGGAAATctcaaagttcacatgaggacacacacaaatgaaaagccatttgtctgcaaagtgtgtggaaagggttttgcacAGAGTGTACATCTAAAAGatcacatgaggacacacacaaatgaaaagccatttgtatGCAAGgtgtgtggaaagggttttgcacAGAGTGCagatctaaaagttcacatgaggacacacacaaaggaaaagccatttgtctgcaaagtgtgtggaaagggttttgcaaGGAGTGGAACTCTCAAAtatcacatgaggacacatacaaatgaaaagccatttgtctgcaaagtgtgtggtaagggtTTTAAAAGAAGTGGAAATCTAAAAGCTCACATGAGTACACACACAAATGAAaggccatttgtctgcaaattaTGTGGTAAAGGTTTTGCACTTAGCAGATATCTGAAAGAACACACAAGGACTCATACAAACGAAAAGCCATtcatctgcaaagtgtgtggtaagggtTTCAAATGGAGTGGAGATCTAAAACATCACATTATTacacatacaaatcaaaaaccattTGTATACTAA